The Rhopalosiphum maidis isolate BTI-1 chromosome 1, ASM367621v3, whole genome shotgun sequence genome has a segment encoding these proteins:
- the LOC113548903 gene encoding WD repeat-containing protein 81 has protein sequence MAWLDVVSKDLTIPVEYLKSTNNSKRFLASVHRIWFRDYINGIYRPFLHHEIFTNDDVRAKVQQIESLGDSWIYVLITVIQKVDKSMIPLARRHEAVHFDKDLSYSQQLQYVTVTNRKNLWKEAYKKYDGFFCREKLVHSNVCLSPHDTIIRDVLTRFYNCPIINLQEQPCNKTSSTTENESHSNILSANLVFETNKYFYLLQETNNVHSLQDCINYSPALLKSNHARPLFVLYQLLNAMQNTHDQGLVLGDITLSDIIVSPELWIRVLPKITDNISDADEFNNSYDETVKSLTFENLAETCEQWVRGNMSNFEYIMFLNKLAGRKYGDPKCHYVFPWVTDFSSRAGLNYRDLTKSKYRLNKGDRQLDLTYDIGDEKTSILTPHHVPDILSEITYYVYRSRVTPRSVLCRYIRTKFVPEEYPSSIQRMQQWSPDECIPEFFTDPSVFKSIHKELPDLGIPTWAENVQDLVDTHRAILESNYISERLHHWIDLTFGYKLSGSAAVKSKNVCLQLCDNHTYLSSSGIVQLFTQPHPQRLLPSPYFSRIPPIMPRLKTPPLSEEQHINVAADNETSMNGFIKYLDMSKIPLCLPPDYNPATPLITLDSLNNFLNGVCAKTLKSSTSSGFCTKDMTSYKKIIANRRAQEIQVLGCLIIELFLGDKVIAHGSNLSSLSFLKRLQSCRVIASTYQKDLPDCIRPVVKLLLQIDKIPLNENPSPFDFNWCSVITDYGLPPPTPHQLLIPSLSSSILRFPNYFSRIHNILRMYYNYKTVKSEMENVKNLLEENQKFALDMFDTLCIKLIVDIEQEMCELSESGTLGILADSTWIEFLVPMVIELLSDANCNTLTALHLLEPSFKALGMQKSKELLLDYVTKLYEECLKDIGQENIPIHHKWLKLYQKSFLMKLISGFGTSIFLKNFVPILVETVGSGCNFNRAYPIPIQHLNDLCSSYPSYENSLNSVIDTSQAIKIVENDTLSLDDEALTNSIVSLKDVLLDDQSIIIDDDTQSADTNFSDDKNLDEVTVDCTEDGEDISSSCHTPDSEKFSNEENLKISEVSADSLVWVSIRIGPVHTSMYITKNLLKMLMLCYSESLQNEDKAKMVINCLMSIAGIYGEQVILVQYLPHISDVVLLCKRSKMTTSLESGLIGCVTLLKYLMSYFTKSTLNEISQDTLCKGIIHPMLRILSSQKVIFPSGATSRSSFATKLFETIYFFGLKQGHLISKTIQRLFLVFDKLRHFDPNNMTDANPRSQTIELNNSDSGDSPSTTSADKSNVKTKAMEELCKVLTPQLAYHSYTLFVKYYGELFMQRTLINWNYIKELCITYKEERVYSGYANIDYNDSTINFEEQLGTHLTLKGNKIHLQDEEIEVAEDAKTIVESSRHLRGNWLAYWEHEIGRNSRDTCFNFKQIKLQTFSGHQSTVKSLSVLDNENSFISSSRDKTVKLWSLRNQGDGNGVSQCQYTYFRHRKSVLSVAYLEKFRMVASCDSSIHVWDPWCGGRLLSSMNNIPVNILKCLPTPHPNILAASTHPTLHSIDPRNGKSVAELKISVNATGLIRSIAVPTNAHWVAVGQSSGYLTVIDLRTGQALANWKAHEGEVLQLLAVDSNTIVSSSLDQSLSVWNVSNGNLIYNMRGSPEPVHCLGLHRNELISGTTANRIGIHTGFTSEASFSSTKIRADTFKGVLTTMSVLSLNQLLLLGADSGNITLLC, from the exons ATGGCTTGGCTAGACGTCGTCTCAAAAGACCTTACAATTCCTGTTGAATATTTGAAGTCCACTAACAATTCTAAAAGATTTCTGGCTAGTGTCCACCGGATTTGGTTTAG AGATTACATAAATGGTATATATCGTCCGTTTTTGCATCATGAAATATTCACAAACGATGATGTCCGTGCAAAAGTCCAGCAAATTGAAAGTTTGGGCGATTCTtggatatatgttttaataact GTTATACAAAAAGTGGATAAATCTATGATTCCTTTAGCAAGACGACATGAAGCTGTACATTTTGATAAAGATTTAAGTTATTCACaacaattacaatatgtaACAGTaactaatagaaaaaatttgtGGAAAGAagcgtataaaaaatatg atggTTTTTTTTGTAGAGAAAAATTAGTTCACTCAAATGTATGTTTATCTCCTCatgatacaataatacgaGATGTACTCACTCGTTTTTATAACTGTCCAATAATCAATTTACAAGAACAACCGTGTAATAAAACATCCTCAACAACGGAAAATGAATCTCATAGCAACATTTTGTCTGCTAACTTAGTTTTTgaaactaataagtatttttatctattacag gaaacaaataatgtacattCACTACaagattgtataaattatagtccagctttattaaaatctaatcaTGCTCGTCcactatttgttttatatcaacttTTGAATGCAATGCAAAATACTCATGACCAAGGACTTGTGTTAGGTGACATTACTTTGTCTGACATCATTGTTTCCCCGGAATTATGGATTCGT GTACTTCCAAAAATCACTGACAATATTTCAGATGCtgatgaatttaataacaGTTATGATGAAACAGTAAAAAGTTTGACTTTTGAGAATTTAGCTGAAACTTGTGAACAATGGGTTCGTGGAAATATGTCCaactttgaatatattatgtttttgaataaactAGCTGGTAGGAAGTATGGTGATCCTAAATGCCATTATGTATTCCCATGGGTAACTGACTTTAGTTCTCGAGCTGGACTTAATTATCGTGACCTCACTAAATCTAAGTATAGATTGAATAAAGGAGACAGGCAATTAGATTTGACTTATGACATCGGAGATGAAAAAACTTCAATTTTG aCCCCACATCATGTTCCTGATATTTTATCAGAAATAACATACTATGTGTATCGTTCTCGGGTAACTCCCCGATCAGTCCTTTGTCGTTATATTAGAACAAAATTTGTACCAGAAGAATATCCTTCAAGCATACAACGCATGCAACAATGGTCTCCAGATGAATGTATACCAGAATTTTTTACAGATCCATcagtttttaaa TCTATACATAAAGAATTACCTGATTTGGGCATTCCAACGTGGGCAGAAAATGTACAAGACTTGGTAGATACCCATAGAGCTATACTAGAAAGCAACTATATTTCAGAACGTTTGCATCATTGGATTGATTTAACATTTGGATACAA ATTATCTGGTTCGGCTGctgttaaatcaaaaaatgtgtGCCTTCAACTGTGTGATAATCACACCTATCTATCTTCATCTGGCATTGTACAGTTATTTACACAACCACATCCCCAAAGACTTTTACCTTCACCTTACTTTTCTCGCATTCCTCCTATTATGCCTAGATTGA aaACCCCTCCATTAAGTGAAGAACAACATATTAATGTAGCTGCTGATAATGAAACATCAATGAAtggattcataaaatatttagatatgtcTAAAATACCACTTTGT TTGCCGCCTGATTATAATCCTGCAACACCATTAATCACTCtagattcattaaataatttcttgaaTGGAGTATGTGCTAAGACATTAAAATCTTCTACTTCTAGTGGATTTTGTACAAAAGACATGAcatcatacaaaaaaatcattgcaaATCGAAGGGCTCAAGAAATTCaa gTTTTAGGTTGtttaattatagaattatttttgggAGATAAAGTTATTGCTCATGGAAGtaatttatcatcattatcCTTTTTAAAAAGACTACAAAGCTGTCGTGTAATTGCTTCAACATACCAAAAAGATCTTCCAGACTGCATTCGACCTGTGGTCAAGTTGTTGCTTCAAATCGATAAAATTCCTTTAAATGAAAATCCATCACCATTTGACTTTAACTGGTGCTCTGTAATCACAGATTATGGACTACCACCTCCAACTCCTCATCAACTGCTTATTCCATCTCTTTCTTCTTCTATTTTGCGTTttcctaattatttttctcgtatacataatatattaagaatgtattacaattacaaaacAGTGAAATCGGAAATGGAAAATGTCAAAAACTTATTagaagaaaatcaaaaatttgccCTTGATATGTTTGATACATTATGTATCAAGCTTATCGTAGACATTGAACAAGAAATGTGTGAATTGAGTGAATCTGGAACTCTTGGAATACTTGCTGATAGCACTTGGATAGAGTTTTTAGTACCTATGGTTATTGAACTATTGTCTGATGCTAATTGTAATACTTTAACAGCTTTGCATTTATTGGAACCATCGTTTAAAGCCTTAGGTATGCAAAAATCTAAGGAATTACTCCTTGACTATGtaacaaaattgtatgaaGAATGCTTGAAAGATATTGGCCAAGAAAATATCCCTATTCATCATAAATggcttaaattatatcaaaaatcgtttttaatgaaattaatttctggTTTTGGAActagcatatttttaaaaaattttgttcCAATACTTGTTGAAACAGTTGGATCTGGATGTAATTTTAACAGAGCATACCCAATTCCAATACAACACCTTAA TGACCTTTGTAGCTCATATCCATCATATGAAAACAGTTTAAATTCTGTTATAGATACCAGTCaagctattaaaattgttgaaaatg atacattgTCTCTGGATGATGAAGCTTTGACCAATAGTATAGTTTCTTTAAAAGATGTTCTGTTAGACgatcaaagtataataattgatgatgATACACAAAGTGCTGATACCAATTTTAGTGACGATAAGAATTTGGATGAAGTTACAGTTGACTGTACAGAAGATGGTGAAGATATATCCTCATCTTGTCATACACCTGATTCTGAAAAATTCAGTAATGAAGAAAATCTAAag ATATCGGAAGTCAGTGCAGATTCACTTGTATGGGTATCCATTCGGATAGGTCCAGTACATACttctatgtatattacaaaaaatctgttgaaaatgttaatgttgTGTTACTCAGAGTCATTACAAAATGAAGACAAAGCaaaaatggttattaattGCCTAATGAGCATTgcag gtatttatgGAGAACAAGTTATTTTGGTCCAATATTTACCACATATAAGtgatgttgttttattatgcaaACGTAGCAAAATGACCACGAGTCTTGAAAGTGGTCTAATTGGATGTGTAACACTGTTGAAATATCTAATGTCATATTTCACAAAATCTACACTTAATGAAATCAGTCAA gacACTTTATGTAAAGGAATCATTCACCCAATGTTAAGAATTTTGTCGTCACAAAAAGTGATTTTCCCATCAGGTGCTACAAGCCGTAGTAGTTTtgctacaaaattatttgaaaccaTATACTTCTTTGGTCTAAAACAGGGTCATctgatttcaaaaactatacaaAGATTGTTCTTGGTATTTGATAAATTGAGACATTTTGATCCAAATAATATGACTGATGCTAATCCAAG AAGTCaaactattgaattaaataacagTGATTCCGGGGACTCTCCGTCTACGACTAGTGCCGATAAGTCAAATGTCAAAACTAAA gcTATGGAAGAactgtgtaaagttttaacgCCACAGTTAGCTTATCATTCCTAtactttatttgtaaaatactatgGAGAATTATTTATGCAGAGAACATTGATTAATTGGAATTACATTAAAGAATTGTGTATCACATATAAAGAAGAAAGAGTTTATTCTGGTTACGCAAATATTG attACAATGATAGTACCATTAATTTTGAAGAACAACTTGGAACACATCTTACTCTCAAgggtaataaaatacatttacag GATGAAGAAATAGAAGTAGCTGAAGATGCAAAAACTATTGTAGAATCCTCCAG gCATTTAAGAGGAAACTGGTTAGCATATTGGGAACATGAAATTGGCCGCAATAGTCGTGatacttgttttaattttaaacaaatcaaGTTACAAACATTTAGTGGTCATCAATCAACTGTAAAATCTTTAAGTGTTCTTGATAATGAAAATAGCTTTATAAGCTCTAGTCGTGACAAAACTGTTAAACTTTGGTCTTTAAGAAATCAA GGTGATGGGAATGGTGTATCACAGTGTCAATACACTTATTTCAGACATCGTAAATCTGTATTATCAGTTGCGTATTTGGAAAAATTTCGAATGGTCGCATCCTGTGATTCTTCAATACATGTTTGGGATCCTTGGTGTGGTGGACGGCTCTTAAGctcaatgaataatatacctgttaatattcttaaatgtcTACCCACTCCTCATCCAAATATATTAGCTGCCTCTACACATCCAACCTTGCATTCTATTGATCCCCGAAATGGAAAGTCTGTAGCAGAACTTAAA ATATCTGTAAATGCCACTGGCCTCATAAGAAGCATTGCTGTACCCACTAACGCTCACTGGGTTGCTGTTGGTCAGTCATCTGGTTATTTGACTGTTATTGACTTGCGAACTGGACAAGCCTTGGCCAACTGGAAAGCTCACGAAGGAgaa GTATTACAATTGTTGGCTGTAGATTCCAATACAATTGTCAGCTCATCTCTTGACCAATCATTATCTGTTTGGAATGTTTCAAACGGCAAtctgatttataatatgag agGGTCACCTGAACCAGTTCATTGTTTAGGCCTTCATAGAAATGAACTGATTTCCGGTACTACAGCCAATCGCATAGGAATACATACAGGATTTACCAGTGAAGCATCATTTTCCTCTACTAAAATAAGAGCTGACACATTTAAAGGAGTCTTAACTACAATGTCTGTACTAAGTTTAAATCAACTACTATTACTTGGTGCTGATAGTGGCAATATCACTCTTTTATGCTAA
- the LOC113548953 gene encoding replication protein A 70 kDa DNA-binding subunit-like isoform X1 — MAIELTNGSIEKLCNGVFVQRPIVQLMGFEAVQVKSNETNYRLVLSDGVHMNSYFFLYSQLNDLIVKKQVKYATILRIDEYKFMNGENPTNHSPRWIILIQKVTVLIHRNVYGNPQPLINVEKKEMPLKNLNMNKCPSRVFYCVEQLENNLINVKDLTNMSNGNCPFILKLTVVKKSSINTYSSCRILNINMIDSTGVVRVSAFNLLADTINEIFEENKMYYIADTILKHNQFGCELKLQSHSVIIECIDQVKPKVQCIITSNFNTLLENSPNTFCDLIGVCIEVGDMEVCSNITAQTEVAKREIVLIDISMATITLKVWGEQVDKFNEKFDDPPIVMVKQAVLKQFNGTKYFSMVKFSVLFINPNVPEAHQLKEWYKELVLMEDF, encoded by the exons ATGGCTATAGAATTGACAAATGGCTCTATCGAG AAACTATGTAATGGTGTATTCGTACAACGACCAATTGTACAATTAATG GGTTTTGAGGCTGTACAGGTGAAATccaatgaaacaaattatcgCTTAGTGTTATCAGATGGTGTCCATatgaattcttattttttcctATACAGTCAGTTGAACGATttgattgtaaaaaaacaagTGAAGTATGCAACTATATTGAGGATTGATGAGTACAAATTTATGAATGGAGAAAATCCCACTAATCATAGTCCAAG ATGGATTATACTCATTCAGAAAGTAACAGTGTTAATTCATAGAAATGTTTATGGAAATCCACAGCCTTTAATAAATgtcgaaaaaaaagaaatgccattgaaaaatttaaatatgaataaatgtcCTAGTAGGGTATTCTATTGTGTGGAACAGTTGGAAAACAAtcttattaatgttaaagatTTGACTAACATGTCCAATgg gaATTGTccttttattcttaaattgactgttgtaaaaaaaagttcaatcaATACATACAGTAGTTgcagaattttaaatatcaatatgataGATTCTACGGGTGTAGTACGTGTCAGTGCATTCAATTTACTTGCAGATaccataaatgaaatatttgag gaaaataaaatgtattatatagcagACACAATATTGAAACACAACCAATTTGGCTGTGAACTAAAACTCCAATCTCATTCAGTTATAATTGAATGTATTGATCAAGTTAAGCCAAAAGTGCAATGCATAATAAcatctaattttaatacattattagaaAACAGTCCAAATACGTTTTGTG attTAATTGGAGTGTGCATTGAAGTGGGTGATATGGAAGTCTGCAGTAATATAACTGCTCAAACAGAAGTTGCAAAACGAGAGATTGTATTAATCGATATATCAATGGCTACT ATAACTTTAAAAGTGTGGGGTGAACAAGTTGACAAATTTAATGAGAAATTTGATGATCCACCAATTGTTATGGTTAAGCAAGCTGTACTAAAACAATTCAATGGGACCAAGTATTTTTCCATGGTCAAATTTAGTGTTTTGTTCATCAATCCAAATGTACCAGAAGCACATCAGTTAAAAGAGTGGTATAAAGAATTAGTTCTAATGGAAGACTTTTAA
- the LOC113548953 gene encoding replication protein A 70 kDa DNA-binding subunit-like isoform X2: MGFEAVQVKSNETNYRLVLSDGVHMNSYFFLYSQLNDLIVKKQVKYATILRIDEYKFMNGENPTNHSPRWIILIQKVTVLIHRNVYGNPQPLINVEKKEMPLKNLNMNKCPSRVFYCVEQLENNLINVKDLTNMSNGNCPFILKLTVVKKSSINTYSSCRILNINMIDSTGVVRVSAFNLLADTINEIFEENKMYYIADTILKHNQFGCELKLQSHSVIIECIDQVKPKVQCIITSNFNTLLENSPNTFCDLIGVCIEVGDMEVCSNITAQTEVAKREIVLIDISMATITLKVWGEQVDKFNEKFDDPPIVMVKQAVLKQFNGTKYFSMVKFSVLFINPNVPEAHQLKEWYKELVLMEDF, from the exons ATG GGTTTTGAGGCTGTACAGGTGAAATccaatgaaacaaattatcgCTTAGTGTTATCAGATGGTGTCCATatgaattcttattttttcctATACAGTCAGTTGAACGATttgattgtaaaaaaacaagTGAAGTATGCAACTATATTGAGGATTGATGAGTACAAATTTATGAATGGAGAAAATCCCACTAATCATAGTCCAAG ATGGATTATACTCATTCAGAAAGTAACAGTGTTAATTCATAGAAATGTTTATGGAAATCCACAGCCTTTAATAAATgtcgaaaaaaaagaaatgccattgaaaaatttaaatatgaataaatgtcCTAGTAGGGTATTCTATTGTGTGGAACAGTTGGAAAACAAtcttattaatgttaaagatTTGACTAACATGTCCAATgg gaATTGTccttttattcttaaattgactgttgtaaaaaaaagttcaatcaATACATACAGTAGTTgcagaattttaaatatcaatatgataGATTCTACGGGTGTAGTACGTGTCAGTGCATTCAATTTACTTGCAGATaccataaatgaaatatttgag gaaaataaaatgtattatatagcagACACAATATTGAAACACAACCAATTTGGCTGTGAACTAAAACTCCAATCTCATTCAGTTATAATTGAATGTATTGATCAAGTTAAGCCAAAAGTGCAATGCATAATAAcatctaattttaatacattattagaaAACAGTCCAAATACGTTTTGTG attTAATTGGAGTGTGCATTGAAGTGGGTGATATGGAAGTCTGCAGTAATATAACTGCTCAAACAGAAGTTGCAAAACGAGAGATTGTATTAATCGATATATCAATGGCTACT ATAACTTTAAAAGTGTGGGGTGAACAAGTTGACAAATTTAATGAGAAATTTGATGATCCACCAATTGTTATGGTTAAGCAAGCTGTACTAAAACAATTCAATGGGACCAAGTATTTTTCCATGGTCAAATTTAGTGTTTTGTTCATCAATCCAAATGTACCAGAAGCACATCAGTTAAAAGAGTGGTATAAAGAATTAGTTCTAATGGAAGACTTTTAA